In Kineococcus sp. NBC_00420, a single genomic region encodes these proteins:
- a CDS encoding DUF3817 domain-containing protein, whose protein sequence is MTSGPLAARWFRVIATFEAISWTALLVAMFLKWIVKAPHEGGVPVVGMIHGVGFVIYLLSTVWAARRLGWGLRVTLLGFVAGFPPFGTIVFERWLVRHGLLTTGSARSSDAVGSPSRG, encoded by the coding sequence ATGACGTCCGGGCCGCTCGCCGCCCGTTGGTTCCGCGTGATCGCGACCTTCGAGGCGATCTCGTGGACCGCGCTGCTCGTCGCGATGTTCCTGAAGTGGATCGTGAAGGCCCCGCACGAGGGTGGTGTCCCGGTGGTCGGGATGATCCACGGCGTGGGTTTCGTGATCTACCTGCTGTCCACGGTGTGGGCCGCTCGCCGGCTGGGGTGGGGTCTGCGGGTCACGCTCCTGGGGTTCGTCGCGGGGTTCCCGCCCTTCGGGACGATCGTCTTCGAACGCTGGCTCGTCCGGCACGGCCTGCTCACCACGGGATCCGCTCGAAGCTCCGACGCAGTCGGTTCCCCTTCGCGGGGTTGA